The segment TCATCGCCGAACTCCAGCGGCTGGACCCCCCTGGCATCGGCGCTGCCGGCCCCCAGGAGGCGCTCCTTATCCAACTGCGCCGTATGCGCGAGGAGGGGAAGCCCCGCCCACTGGCCGAAGCCATCATCTCGCAATGGGAACTCTTCCTCAAACAACAAGTTCACGCCCTCGCGCGGGCGCTCAACGTTTCCGAGCAGGCCATCCGGGACGAGTACGCCTTCATCAAGGCCAACCTGAACGCCAAGCCGGCCCACGCCCACTGGGCACTGGGCGAGGCCAGGCCCGCGTCCGACACCGTCTACATCCGCCCCGACATCGCCATCCGGCGGCGGCCCGCCCCCGACACGGGCTTTGAGGTGGAGGTGCTCCCCGGGCGATCCTTCACACTCCGCATCGCCCCCGAATACAAACGCCTGGCCGAAGAACTGGAAACCAAGAACGACCCGTCTTGCGAACAGGCGAAAGAACAACTGAAAGAGTACATGTCCAGAGGCAAACTGTTCATCCGCTGCGTCAACCAGCGTTGGCAAACGCTGCAAATGATAGGGGATTGGCTGGTCAATTATCAAGCCGAATTTCTGGAGAACGGCGAGCGATCCATCAAACCCATCACGCGGGCAGAACTGGCAGAACAGATCGGAGTCCATGAATCCACCGTGAGCCGGGCCGTGGCCAACAAGTACGCCCTGCTCCCCAACGGGCGCGTCATTCCGCTCGCGGACTTCTTTGACGAATCGCTGGCGGTCAAGGACGTGCTCTTGGAAATCATTCAGCACGAGGAGCGCCCGCTCAGTGACCAGGAACTGGCGAAGCGCCTGGCCCAGCGGGGCTACCCCATCGCACGGCGCACGGTGGCCAAGTACCGGCAGGAACTCGGCATCCTCCCTGCCCGGCTCCGATGTTCATGAGCGCGTCCAGGAGGGGTTGCTAGACATGCGCAGATTCTGGCGGTTCGCCCTGACACTCACGCTGACGCTGCTGATCGGCGGGCTTCTCTACCAGTACTGGTGGGGACCGACGCGCGCGCAGAATCAGCCCACCGCGCAGGAATCCCAGCGCGCCTGGCTCCAGAAGCACGGGCAAATTGTCATCGCCTCCCAGCCCAACAACGCGCCGTTCTTCTTCCCGTCCGAAGCAGGCATCTACGGCGGGTTTGACCAGGACCTCATCGCCGGCCTCGCGCTGGCGCTGAACGCCGACATCCGCCTCGTCCCCATGACGGTGCAGGACGCCCGCGCCGCCCTCTCCATCGGCGAGATAGACGGTATCATGGGGCAAGAGCCGGGACCGGAACTCGCGCCCTTCTACGCCTTCACGCAGCCCTACCTGAGCAACGCCCAGGCCATCTTCGTTACGGCGGACCGGCTGGACATCCTCAACCTGTCCGACCTGGCGGGCCGCTCCGTCGCCGTCGTGAGCAACAGCCCAGGCGCGTACCTGGTCCAGTCCAACGCCGCCATCCACGCCGTTCCTGTCCCCAGCATCCAGGAAGGCCTCAACCGCCTCCTCTCTGGCGAGGTGGAAGCCTTCGTCGGCGACGAACTCTCCAGCCGCAGCCTCATCCAGCGCAACAACCTGGGTGGGCTTGTCAAGGCGGTGGGCGAACCGCTCCGCCGCCGCGGATACACCATCGCCGTGCGCAAGAACAACACCGAACTCCTGGCCCTGCTCAATTCGGGGCTTGCCGCCCTGGAGAGCACCAACGTCAAGGACAAGATCGTTCGGAGATGGTTCGGCGCGGTGTCCACCGACGCCCACACGTTGCCCGACAACTGGGCCCTGTGGGCAGGCGGCGGCATCCTGGCCTTCGCCATCCTGATCGCGGTCACCTACTCCTGGGCGCGCTCCATGAGCCGCAAGATGGCCGAACGCACGCACAAGTTGCGCGAATCCGAGCAACGCCAGCGCGTGTTGATTGAAAACGCCAACGACGCCATCTTCTCCATACACCCCGCCGACACCGGCATCCTGGAGGTCAACCGCAAGGCCGAACAGTTCACCGGCTATCGGCGCGAGGCCCTCCTGCACATGCGCCTCAGCGACCTCTTCCCCGCCGATTCACGTGAGCGGAGCGTCGGCAGGCTGCAAGAGGTCCTGCTCAACGGGTCCGGCACCTTTGACGACATGGTGTTCGTCCGCCAGGACGGGACCCGCATAGAGGTGGATGTCAGCGCCAGCGTCATTGAGTTTGACCGCCGCAAGGTGATCCAGATTCTGGCCCGCGACATCACCGAACGCAAGCAGATGGAGCGCGAACTCCTACGACGCAACCGCAATCTCTCGGCCCTGAACACCATCTCGGCCACCGTGGGCCGGTCGCTGGAACTGGACGAAATCCTGGACGCGGCGCTGGACAAGGTACTGGACGTGGTAGGCGCCGACATGGGCGCCATCTACCTGTTTGACGAACAGACCGGCAACCTGGTGCTGCGGGTGTACCGCGGCGAGCCGCCGGTCCTGGCCGTCCAATCCCAAGCCTTCGCCGAACAGAACGGCGGCACCATCATCGCCGCCTCCAACGGCAACGTGGCCCAACTGGCCGGCGCCTGGTGGCCGCAGACCTCCCAGCCGCACCTGGGCTCCTTCGTCAGCAGCCAGTTGCGCGCCAAGGACAGGCTCCTCGGCGTGATGAACGTCGCCAGCCAAAAGCAGCGCTGGTTCACCCAGGAGGACGTGGATTTGCTGACGGCCGTGGCCAACCAGATCAGCGTGGCCATAGAGAACGCCATGCTGTTCACAGAACTGCGCACCGCCATCGGCGACCTGTTCGTCATCAAGCAGTTCAACGAGAACGTCCTGCAGAGCATGACCAACGGCCTCATCACGGTGGACCTGTCGGGCAGAATCACCTCCACGAACATCGCCGCCGCGCGCATCATCGGCTACCCGCGCGAGTACCTCCTGGGCAAGCCCGTGCACCAGGTGCTGGTCTCGTCCAACGGGTTGGAGAAGATCCTCTCGGAGACGCTCCACAAAGGCGTCCCCTGCTCCAACTACGAGACCGTCATCACCCACCGAGACGGGCACGAAATCCCTATCGGGCTGAACACTTCGCCGCTCCGCGACAATCAGGGCGTTGTAACGGGGCTTCTGCTCGTCTTCAGCGACCTGAGCGAAATCAAGAAGATAGAAGAGGAGAAGCGCAAGTTGGATCGCCTGGCCGACCTGGGCGAAATGGCCGCCGTCCTCGCGCACGAACTGCGCAACCCGCTCGGCTCCATCAGCGCGGGCATCCAGCATCTGGCCCGCAAGATCACCGACCCTTCGCAACAGCGCGCCGTCCAACTCATCCTGGAAGAGACCGAACGGGTGAATCGCCTGATTGAGAACGTCCTGATGATCTCGCGCCCACCCACGCTGGACCTGGTTCCCGCCCAGGTGTCGGACATCGTGGAGAACGTCCTCACGCGCTGGCACGCGAAAGCCGCCGAGAAGCGCATCCGCATCACCAAGAATTACGCGCCCGGCATCGGCTCGTGCCTGGTGGACCCCCTGCGGCTGGACCAGGCGCTCTCCAACCTCATCAGCAACGCCCTGGACGCCATGCCCAACGGCGGCGACCTGCGCATCAGCGTGCGCAAGGTGCGCCTGATTCCAGAACCAGCCGCCGCCCTGGAAGCGGCCGAGAAAGCCCCGCAGCCGGCGATGATCGGCCCCGAGGAGTGGATTCGGATTGAAGTCGCCGACACGGGCATCGGCATCCCGTCGGACAAATTGCCCAAGATCTTTGAACCGTTCGTAACCACGAAGGCAAAAGGCACAGGCCTGGGCCTGGCCATCACCCGGCGCATCATCACCGACCATCACGGCAACATCTCGGTGCGCAGCAAGGAAGGCGTCGGAACCGTGTTTACCGTTGACCTGCCAGTAGCCGCATAGACCAACAAGTGAGGGAGCAGAATGGCCGCGACGGTGCTGATCATTGATGACGAACAGACGTTGAACCATTTTGTCCAGGAAGACCTGCGAGAGGCCGGGTACGAAAGCCTTGGCGCGCTCACAGGTCAGGAAGGACTGGACCTCATCCGCAGCCATGAGGTGGACCTGGTTCTCCTTGACCAGCAACTCCCCGACATGCACGGGCTGGATGTGCTCAAAGTCATCCGCGAGGAGGAGCCCGACATCCCGGTCATCATCGTAACCGGCCACGGCGAGATAGACTGCGCCGTCCAGGCCATGAAGTTGGGCGCCTACGACTACATGAAGAAGCCCTACAACCTGGACACCCTGCTTCTCGTCGCGGCGAAGGCGCTGGAAGCGTCGGCCATGCGCAGGGAGATACGCCGCCTGCGCAGGGAAACGCGCAACCGCTATGCGCTCACATGGATCGTGGGCGAAACCCCGCAGATGAAGGCCATCGCGCAGTTGCTCATGCGCGTTGCCCCCACCAACGCCAGCGTTCTCCTGCAGGGCGAGAGCGGCACCGGCAAGGAAGTCGTCGCCAACGCCATCCATCAGCAGAGCAACCGCGCCGAGCGGGCTTTCGTCGCCCTCAACTGCGCGGCCATCCCCGACGCCCTGCTGGAAAGCGAACTGTTCGGATACGAGCCAGGGGCCTTCACCGGCGCGCACAAACAGAAAAAAGGGCTGATTGAGGCCGCGGATGGCGGGACCCTATTCCTGGACGAAATCAGCGGCATGAAGCCCGAAATGCAGACGAAACTGCTCAGGGTGCTGGAAACCCGCACCCTGAGGCGGGTCGGCGGCACCCGCGACATCAAGGTGGACATCCGCATCATCGCCGCGTCCAACCAGGACCTGGTCAAGGCCATCCGCGAGGGGACGTTCCGCGAGGACCTGTACTACCGCCTGGGCGTCGTTACGGTCAACCTGCCCCCCTTGCGCGAGCGCATCGTGGACCTGCCGCTTTTCATCGCCGCGTTCATTGACGACTACAACCAGTCCACCGGACGCAACATCACCGGCGTTTCCGCCGATGCCCTCAGGCTGCTCAAAGCCTACTCCTGGCCTGGCAACATCCGCGAACTGCGCAACGTCGTGGAGCGCGCCGTCATCCTGTGCGATGGCGACGAAATCCGGCCCCAGCACCTGCCCGCCGAGATCGTCGCCTGCCAGCCAAGCCCGATGCCCGCGACGGCCGAAGCGAAAGGCGACAGCGTCCCGCCCAACGGCCACGGCCTCAATCTCAAGGAAGCGGTCGCCCGCCTTGAGGAAGACCTGATCCGCAGGGCATTGGCCCTCGCCGACGGCAACCAGACCAGGGCGGCCAACACGCTGGGTATATCCCGCGACGAGTTGCGATACCGGCTACGCAAATACCAATTGGAGTGAGCAAGGTCCAGCCCCTTCCCCTCAACGCCGGCTATCGGCAACTCGCCCTCTCTACGGTCTGACGGGCCATCCCCCACCCCGGATGGCCCGTCAGATTTCCCCCGAACGCTCCCGTGGCACAGAACTTGCAACCTTCCAGGTGCAATGCGCGCAACCGCGAACATGCGCGAATCCGTTCGCGCACCTGACAGAATACATGGATTCTTCCAGAAAGGGGCATGCATATGATCACCAACTTGCAACTGGGGATGGCGATCACCCTCTTTGTCCTCGGCGTCGCCGCGTGCGTCGCCGGCCTCTGGACAATTCTAGCCCGCGACTATCAGCAGACGATGCGCACCCTGTCGGCCCAATCGGCCAAAATCGGCACCCGCGCCGCCCTGGAAGACGGCATCGCGCCCATCATTGACGCGGCGGCCCGCCTGGTGGAAGCCGTGAGCCAACTGATTCGGACCGCTGTTGGAATCGGCGTATTCCTGTGTTGCAGCGGCATCCTCATCTGCCTCGTCGCGTTCTGGATGATCTCCAAAATCTAGGGGGTGAACCGTGGCTGCCAAGAACTCTTCCAAAGCCGCTTTCGCTCAAGGCCCCGCCAACGACTACCTGAAGGGCCTGCTGCACGATGAGGCCCTTGCCCGCGCATGGCAGTTGTACCTACAGCCTGTCTCGGCCATTCGCGCCGCTACCCAAGGGCAGGCCGACGACGTGGCGAGCCTCGTCGCGCTCTGGCCCTTGACGCTGGTGCTTGGCGAGCCGCTGAGCGGCAAGAGCACCCTGCTGGCGTACCTGGCCTGCGAAGCCGCCAACCGCAACCTCCTCGCCGCGCCAGATGAGGGGGCATTGTACCCTGTCCCCATCGTCCTGGACGCCGAGGCATGCCCTGCCGACGCCTCGCTGAACGACATCCTCGCCCAGGCGCTGGAGAAGCGCAATGTCAACCCCGCCGACGACGAAACTCGCCGCTGGCTGGACGGCGCGTCCCTCCTGTTCCTGGTGGACCAGGTGGACCGCGCCGGTGCCGCGCCCGGCCCCAAGTGGCTCCGCGAGATTTGCAACGCCGCGCAGCCCAACGGAAGGGTGAAGGCAATCTTCGCCTCGCGCCCGGACACCTGGCCGGGGCCTGCGTGGGGCTTGCCCGACGTCCCGACCGTCCGCCTGGGCCGCCTGTCCGACGAGGACATCACCGCCATCCTCTCGTCCAGGCTCACCGGCGAGCAAAGTCGGCGGATCAACCGCATCCTCCGCCGCGACCGCGTGCTGTGGGACATCGTGCACCTGCCCTTGTTCCTGTCGGTCGTGCTGGAACTGCTGGAGACCCTTACGCAGGTGCCCTGGTGGAACCTGGCGCAGATCATCCTGGCCGCATTGTCGCGCATCCTGGCCGCAAAGGGCAACGCATCCCCTAACCCCGAGCAGGCCCTGCGTGCGTTGGGTCTGGTGGCCCTGGCCGAAAGCATGGAGCGCCAGGGAGCCGACGCCATCAGCGCCCACCAGGCCAACGAAATCCTCCTGCAAAACGCCACGGGCCAGAAGAGCGCCGCGCTGGCCGTCGCCAAACAACTCGGCATCCTCGTGGAGACGCCCGACGCCAACGTGCGCTTTCTCCGGCCCGAGGTGCGCCGCTACCTGTGCGCGTTGGCCCTCCGCGACCGCCTCGGCGAGGCTAAGGAGATGGCCCTGGCGCGCGAGAACCCCGCCCTCTGGGAGATGTACGTCTCCCTGCATCCCGAGCCAGAGCAGTCCATCGTGCGGCTCTTGCAGCACGGCGGGCCTTCCCTGGCGAGTCTGGCCGCGAGAGCCTTGCGCCAGAACTTGCTCCCCGACCGCTTGGCAAAGGCCGTGCGCCCCCTCAAGGACGCGGGCATTCCGCGCGAGACCCTGCGCGCCCTCGGCACAGCCATCGTGGACGCAGGCGAGGCCGAATCGGGCGTCCACCTCCTGCGCTCGCTTCTGCCGCAGGAGCCCACAACCACAGACGAGGCGCAGACCCCGCCTCCCACGGCTGACCTGGACCATCCGGAGCGACTCCTGGACACCGCCCGACTCCACTACCACTTGGACAGGGGCATCATCCTCCGCCTGATGAACGATTCCGAGCGCGCCCAGGCCGAGTTGCAGCGCGCCCAGGACGAGGCGTCGGCGGTCTATGCCGTCATCTGCGCGGAACAGGGGCTTATCCACCTGGCCGAGGGCCGCGACGAAGAAGCCCTGTCCCAATTCCGCCTCGCCCTTGCGCGCCAGCCCAACGTCCCCGAGCACCACTACTGGGCGGGCGTGGCCCTCAACCGCCTGGGCAGGCCCGGCGAAGCCATTGAGCGCTTGCAGAAGGCCAGTGCCCTCCTGCCCAACAGCCCCGAAATCCTCGCCGAGTTGGGCCGCGCCTACCAGCAGCGCGGCTGGCTAGGAGAAGCCCTGGCCGCCTACCAGCAAGCCGTCCAGATGGCGCCCCAGGATGGCCGATATCTCCGTCTTGCCGCCCTCGTCATGGCCGAGCAGGGCCTGCGCGACGAGGCCATGGAGCGCATGCAACAGGCCATCGCGCTCCAGCCCGACCGCGCCGAGTGGTACGACGACCTGGGCACGCTCCTGGCCGACGCAGGCGACTGGCAAGGGGCGCGCGCCCGATTCCGCGAAGCCGTGGAACTGTCGGGGGGAGACGCCGAATACGTGCGGCATCTGGCCCAAGCCGAGGCCCACCTGGGCCGCCTCGCCGTCGCCGTTGAGTTGTACCGCCGCGCCCTGGAAGCCAGGCCCGGCCAGGCGCAATGGATATCCGAACTCGGCGACCTCCTGGAGCGGCAAGGCGAATACGCCCAGGCCATCAACGCCTACCGCCAGGCGTCGGTCATTGACCCAGGCGAGCCACGCTATCGCCTGGCCACTGCCAGGCTCTTCCAGAAACTGGGCCAGCCCGACGACGCCATGAACGAGGTGCAGACCGTCCTGCGCGAGAATCCAAACGTCGCCGACGCGCATCGGGCCGCAGGCAACATCCACGAGGCGAAAGGCGACCTGAACGCCGCGCTGGAATCTTACCGCGCCGCCGCTCGGCTCACACCCACCGACGCCGAAATCCTTGTGGACGTGGCCCGCGTGGAGACCGCCCTGGGCCTGCTGGACGAGGCGCAGGCCACCCTGGACAAAGCCATTGACCTCGACCCAAGCGCCGGCGCCGCCTACGTCCAACTGGGCATCCTGCTGGAAAAGGGCGGCCACCTCGCCCAGGCGCGCAGCGTGTACGAGAAGGCCGCGCAACTCCTGCCGGGGACCACCGAGCCTATCTTGCGGCTCGGCGCCGTTCTGCACAAACTCGGCGAGAGCGCCCGCGCCGCCGCGCTCCTCTCGGATGCCGTGGCGACAGCCCCCAGCGACCCGCGCGCCCAATTCCAGATCGCCGAGGTCTGCGCCGACATGGGCGACCTGGAACGCGCCCTCGGCCACTACCGGCAGGCCAGCGCCCTGGCGCCGTCCGAATGGCTCTACCGCCAACGCATCGCCGCCACCGCTGCCAAACTGGGGCGGCTGAACGAGGCCCGCGAGGAAACGCTCGCGGCGCTAAAACTCGCCCCCAACCAGCCTGAACTTCACGCCCAACTGGCCGAAATCTATGCCCTGGGCAACGACCTCCCCAAGGCGGTGGACGCCCTCCAGAAGGCCGTGGCCCTCGCGCCCTCGGCTCTGCCCCACCGCATTCGGCTCTCCGAAATGCAGCGGCAGGCGGGCGACCTGGCAGGCGCCAAGGCTACGCTGACGCAGGCGCTCCAGATCGCGCCCGACCAGGCGTCCGTACACTACGAGATGGGCATCCTGCACCAGATGGATCGCAACTGGGCCGATGCGCTCCGCGAGTTTAGCCAGGCCGCGGCGCTGGATCCCATGCAGGCCCGCTACCACGCGGCCATGGGCGATGTCCTGATACAGGCCGGCGACCTGAACGCCGCCCAGGCAGCGTTCCGGAGAACGCTGGAACTCGCGCCCAACCACGCCGAGGCGCTCCTGGCCCTGGCCCACATCCTGGCGCAGCAAGGGCAGGAGAAACTCGCCTTGAGCCACTGCAAGCGCGCCGTGGAACTGCGGCCCAACTGGGCGCAGGCGCAGACGCTCTACGGCCGACTGTGCCGCGCCCTGGGCATGCGCGACCAGGCGCGCCACGCGCTCGCCGCGGCCCTCTCCGCAGACCCGGGCCTGGCCGACGCCCACCACGAGATGGGCCTCCTGTACCAGGACGGCGGTCAGATAGACGCCGCCATCGCTTCCCTGCGTAGGGCCGTGGAATTGGCGCCCGACCGTCCCGCCTATCGGCGCTCCCTGGCCCTGGCCCAGAGCCAGAACGCCGACCCCGATTCGGCCATCGCCATCCTGGAGTCGGCCATCAGCCTCATGCCCGACGACGACGCGCTCCATGCGCAACTCGGCGCAGCCTTCGCGCGCAAGGGCTGGATTGGCGAAGCGATCAAGCAGTATCGGCGGGCCTTGGACATCGCCCCCGACAACGCCCACTACCATAGCCGCCTGGGATCCCTGTTGGCGCAGAACGGCCAGACGGGCGAGGCCTACGAAATGTTGCGTCGGGCGGCGGCGCTGGAACCCGGCGACCCGTCCATCCTGTGCGACCTGGGCGACCTCTACGCCGCCCAGGGCCTGGCCCAGGAAGCCGAACGCGCCTACACCCGCGCCGCCGAAGTCTGCGGCAGCGACGCGCTCACCCTCCAGCGCGTGGGCCTATCGCTCCACAAACTGGGCAGGGCCAACGAGGCGCTGCACCTGCTGAAGCAAGCATCGCAGGCGGGCGACCCTGCCAGCAGCATCGCCCATCGCACCGCCGGCTCCATCCTGGCCGAGCAAGGGCGCCTACAAGAGGCCCTGGAAGAACTTCAGGAAGCCTTGCGCCTGGATCCGGGCGATTCCG is part of the Chloroflexota bacterium genome and harbors:
- a CDS encoding PAS domain S-box protein translates to MRRFWRFALTLTLTLLIGGLLYQYWWGPTRAQNQPTAQESQRAWLQKHGQIVIASQPNNAPFFFPSEAGIYGGFDQDLIAGLALALNADIRLVPMTVQDARAALSIGEIDGIMGQEPGPELAPFYAFTQPYLSNAQAIFVTADRLDILNLSDLAGRSVAVVSNSPGAYLVQSNAAIHAVPVPSIQEGLNRLLSGEVEAFVGDELSSRSLIQRNNLGGLVKAVGEPLRRRGYTIAVRKNNTELLALLNSGLAALESTNVKDKIVRRWFGAVSTDAHTLPDNWALWAGGGILAFAILIAVTYSWARSMSRKMAERTHKLRESEQRQRVLIENANDAIFSIHPADTGILEVNRKAEQFTGYRREALLHMRLSDLFPADSRERSVGRLQEVLLNGSGTFDDMVFVRQDGTRIEVDVSASVIEFDRRKVIQILARDITERKQMERELLRRNRNLSALNTISATVGRSLELDEILDAALDKVLDVVGADMGAIYLFDEQTGNLVLRVYRGEPPVLAVQSQAFAEQNGGTIIAASNGNVAQLAGAWWPQTSQPHLGSFVSSQLRAKDRLLGVMNVASQKQRWFTQEDVDLLTAVANQISVAIENAMLFTELRTAIGDLFVIKQFNENVLQSMTNGLITVDLSGRITSTNIAAARIIGYPREYLLGKPVHQVLVSSNGLEKILSETLHKGVPCSNYETVITHRDGHEIPIGLNTSPLRDNQGVVTGLLLVFSDLSEIKKIEEEKRKLDRLADLGEMAAVLAHELRNPLGSISAGIQHLARKITDPSQQRAVQLILEETERVNRLIENVLMISRPPTLDLVPAQVSDIVENVLTRWHAKAAEKRIRITKNYAPGIGSCLVDPLRLDQALSNLISNALDAMPNGGDLRISVRKVRLIPEPAAALEAAEKAPQPAMIGPEEWIRIEVADTGIGIPSDKLPKIFEPFVTTKAKGTGLGLAITRRIITDHHGNISVRSKEGVGTVFTVDLPVAA
- a CDS encoding tetratricopeptide repeat protein; protein product: MAAKNSSKAAFAQGPANDYLKGLLHDEALARAWQLYLQPVSAIRAATQGQADDVASLVALWPLTLVLGEPLSGKSTLLAYLACEAANRNLLAAPDEGALYPVPIVLDAEACPADASLNDILAQALEKRNVNPADDETRRWLDGASLLFLVDQVDRAGAAPGPKWLREICNAAQPNGRVKAIFASRPDTWPGPAWGLPDVPTVRLGRLSDEDITAILSSRLTGEQSRRINRILRRDRVLWDIVHLPLFLSVVLELLETLTQVPWWNLAQIILAALSRILAAKGNASPNPEQALRALGLVALAESMERQGADAISAHQANEILLQNATGQKSAALAVAKQLGILVETPDANVRFLRPEVRRYLCALALRDRLGEAKEMALARENPALWEMYVSLHPEPEQSIVRLLQHGGPSLASLAARALRQNLLPDRLAKAVRPLKDAGIPRETLRALGTAIVDAGEAESGVHLLRSLLPQEPTTTDEAQTPPPTADLDHPERLLDTARLHYHLDRGIILRLMNDSERAQAELQRAQDEASAVYAVICAEQGLIHLAEGRDEEALSQFRLALARQPNVPEHHYWAGVALNRLGRPGEAIERLQKASALLPNSPEILAELGRAYQQRGWLGEALAAYQQAVQMAPQDGRYLRLAALVMAEQGLRDEAMERMQQAIALQPDRAEWYDDLGTLLADAGDWQGARARFREAVELSGGDAEYVRHLAQAEAHLGRLAVAVELYRRALEARPGQAQWISELGDLLERQGEYAQAINAYRQASVIDPGEPRYRLATARLFQKLGQPDDAMNEVQTVLRENPNVADAHRAAGNIHEAKGDLNAALESYRAAARLTPTDAEILVDVARVETALGLLDEAQATLDKAIDLDPSAGAAYVQLGILLEKGGHLAQARSVYEKAAQLLPGTTEPILRLGAVLHKLGESARAAALLSDAVATAPSDPRAQFQIAEVCADMGDLERALGHYRQASALAPSEWLYRQRIAATAAKLGRLNEAREETLAALKLAPNQPELHAQLAEIYALGNDLPKAVDALQKAVALAPSALPHRIRLSEMQRQAGDLAGAKATLTQALQIAPDQASVHYEMGILHQMDRNWADALREFSQAAALDPMQARYHAAMGDVLIQAGDLNAAQAAFRRTLELAPNHAEALLALAHILAQQGQEKLALSHCKRAVELRPNWAQAQTLYGRLCRALGMRDQARHALAAALSADPGLADAHHEMGLLYQDGGQIDAAIASLRRAVELAPDRPAYRRSLALAQSQNADPDSAIAILESAISLMPDDDALHAQLGAAFARKGWIGEAIKQYRRALDIAPDNAHYHSRLGSLLAQNGQTGEAYEMLRRAAALEPGDPSILCDLGDLYAAQGLAQEAERAYTRAAEVCGSDALTLQRVGLSLHKLGRANEALHLLKQASQAGDPASSIAHRTAGSILAEQGRLQEALEELQEALRLDPGDSVNWGMLARVQWQLGQALDAEKSLKTAIDRDGTVAEHYALLAQIYESQGRMGEALEAYQNAAAIAPEDPDAQRGLAAALRKQGRAAEAIQALERVLQANPDDAEAHAQMAELHESVGAVDRAVPEWERATALNPASQTYALALGRALLRAHRTAQALPVLEKAVRLDPAQPEAHYLLGLAHEAKGEDAAATAALKRAYRLAPSEPRYALALAGRVRRDLSKARQAQTLGLKPSDVDTEALSESLNALTQLAEAQPNNPDAKAELGLLLAETGKTDEALALLQRAASLSPTHALLRLALGVVKRRLGQPADAYEELRAAESMGLDSDELHYHLGMALLEQSKPEPAALHLSRAVQQRPQEAAYHHALSRALQAAGRPAEARDALQTALSLNADVAPWQAELGEMLMNEAQYQSALECLLKAIKLQPGTTDYYRLAAKAYAGMGRHSAAAALLEKAVSLEPKASDDLAALGEMYLKAKQPKQARIALQKAIEAAPDRPEYYLTLAAVLQDEARPDDAINVLKEAVTRRGDYAPVHDALGNLYAAAGRWNEALGHFRRALSLEPKNARYCLHVGLAFQHLGQYHEATQCLEAAINLAPGDAEPYVALGDIFREQDRFDEALQAYQQAIVLEPKHAEAHRRLGLLSAQLGYKEKATAHFQKLVELLPSDAEAQYLLGTAHEQQGHIEEAQRAYQRAIQINGQKAEYFVRAGLLYKRTKEYGKAAEMFRHAVRLEPGNGEAYKQLATVSALGFISKEPGAA
- a CDS encoding sigma-54-dependent Fis family transcriptional regulator; the encoded protein is MAATVLIIDDEQTLNHFVQEDLREAGYESLGALTGQEGLDLIRSHEVDLVLLDQQLPDMHGLDVLKVIREEEPDIPVIIVTGHGEIDCAVQAMKLGAYDYMKKPYNLDTLLLVAAKALEASAMRREIRRLRRETRNRYALTWIVGETPQMKAIAQLLMRVAPTNASVLLQGESGTGKEVVANAIHQQSNRAERAFVALNCAAIPDALLESELFGYEPGAFTGAHKQKKGLIEAADGGTLFLDEISGMKPEMQTKLLRVLETRTLRRVGGTRDIKVDIRIIAASNQDLVKAIREGTFREDLYYRLGVVTVNLPPLRERIVDLPLFIAAFIDDYNQSTGRNITGVSADALRLLKAYSWPGNIRELRNVVERAVILCDGDEIRPQHLPAEIVACQPSPMPATAEAKGDSVPPNGHGLNLKEAVARLEEDLIRRALALADGNQTRAANTLGISRDELRYRLRKYQLE
- the rpoN gene encoding RNA polymerase factor sigma-54 is translated as MSLYLEQRLENQLKITPQLIIANEVLAMSSAELEQAVAQEVEQNPVLEVIEHERCPLCGNPIRGQHCPYCAGRKPPRADTWEPEGWNYQDYRTAAWDEEDDDPISRVPSSSTLAEYLTWQIRPALAAEDHPIAQFLIDSLDSHGYLTISVGEVAAHLGVTPDRVQKVIAELQRLDPPGIGAAGPQEALLIQLRRMREEGKPRPLAEAIISQWELFLKQQVHALARALNVSEQAIRDEYAFIKANLNAKPAHAHWALGEARPASDTVYIRPDIAIRRRPAPDTGFEVEVLPGRSFTLRIAPEYKRLAEELETKNDPSCEQAKEQLKEYMSRGKLFIRCVNQRWQTLQMIGDWLVNYQAEFLENGERSIKPITRAELAEQIGVHESTVSRAVANKYALLPNGRVIPLADFFDESLAVKDVLLEIIQHEERPLSDQELAKRLAQRGYPIARRTVAKYRQELGILPARLRCS